The following are encoded together in the Elusimicrobiota bacterium genome:
- a CDS encoding GIY-YIG nuclease family protein yields the protein MKQPCVYILASDRNGTLYIGVTSDLIKRVWEHRNNVVKGFTQSYEVHALVWFEPHASMESAIEREKALKKWNRAWKLRLIEESNPTWKDLYGTLEEGLEKEGSGFPPSRE from the coding sequence GTGAAGCAACCCTGCGTCTATATTTTGGCCAGCGACCGCAATGGCACGCTTTATATTGGCGTTACATCCGATTTGATCAAACGCGTCTGGGAACATAGAAATAACGTGGTCAAAGGCTTCACTCAGAGCTATGAAGTCCATGCGCTTGTTTGGTTTGAACCTCATGCTTCGATGGAATCCGCTATCGAGCGAGAGAAAGCTCTCAAGAAGTGGAATAGAGCGTGGAAATTGAGATTGATTGAAGAAAGCAATCCAACATGGAAGGATTTATATGGGACTTTGGAAGAGGGCTTAGAAAAAGAAGGGTCTGGATTCCCGCCTTCGCGGGAATGA
- a CDS encoding CCA tRNA nucleotidyltransferase: MLPEALLKKLVSLERLGGPLYLVGGAIRDELLKHETRDFDLISPKNALQIAHRFAQENQGRLVELDDQRKIFRVVLGSPGQRAYFDFADFQAPNLEEDLLSRDFTINAMALPVAKIRARPLAGAIIDPSGGLKDLTRRVLKTGREKNLTDDPLRLLRTFRFSAAFGFNIDKSTFRWVAEHAAKIRKAAPERIRFELLSICSTQRATGAFKEMDKAGLLTQIFPALERARNLAPQYYRQGGVLGHALAAVGCFEAGLEEIPRRWPNLGRKISVYVNTSMSGGFKRSAVLKLAALVHDIAKPHTAKKISGRLRFFGHDKKGAALFKKIGERLRFSNEEIAYIAKIIDAHLRPGNLAEQPAVTDRAVYRFFRDLGEDGVGVLLCALADHQSYIAKNRRWDKREPSIQTVRYLLTRYFEEKKKVVPPKIVDGNDVMRVLKIGPSRDVGKILKKIQTLQVDGKIKSREQAVKYLDRLKKKNAA, translated from the coding sequence GTGCTGCCTGAGGCGCTGTTAAAAAAACTTGTCTCCCTGGAGCGCTTAGGGGGGCCGCTTTATCTCGTCGGAGGCGCGATTCGCGATGAATTGCTCAAGCACGAGACCAGGGATTTCGATCTGATCAGCCCAAAAAACGCCCTGCAAATCGCCCATCGCTTCGCCCAGGAAAACCAAGGACGCCTCGTTGAGCTTGATGATCAACGAAAAATTTTTCGGGTGGTTCTCGGCTCGCCCGGACAACGCGCCTATTTCGACTTCGCCGATTTCCAGGCGCCGAATTTGGAGGAAGATTTATTATCAAGGGACTTCACCATCAACGCCATGGCTTTGCCCGTGGCTAAAATCCGGGCCCGGCCGCTGGCCGGGGCCATCATCGACCCCTCCGGCGGACTCAAGGACTTGACCCGCCGGGTTCTAAAAACCGGCCGGGAGAAAAACCTGACCGATGATCCCCTGAGGCTTTTGCGCACGTTCAGGTTTTCAGCCGCCTTCGGTTTTAACATCGATAAAAGCACCTTCCGCTGGGTCGCCGAGCATGCCGCAAAAATCCGAAAAGCGGCGCCGGAACGAATCCGCTTCGAACTGTTGTCCATTTGCTCCACGCAGCGCGCAACAGGCGCCTTCAAAGAAATGGACAAAGCCGGGCTGCTCACGCAAATTTTTCCGGCGCTGGAACGCGCAAGGAACCTGGCCCCGCAATATTACCGCCAGGGAGGCGTCTTGGGCCATGCCCTGGCCGCGGTCGGATGCTTTGAAGCGGGCCTCGAAGAAATTCCCCGGCGCTGGCCCAATTTGGGCCGTAAAATTTCAGTTTACGTCAATACCTCCATGTCCGGCGGGTTCAAACGCTCCGCCGTGCTCAAACTGGCGGCTTTAGTCCACGACATCGCCAAACCGCATACGGCCAAAAAAATCAGCGGACGGCTGCGCTTCTTCGGGCATGATAAAAAGGGCGCGGCGCTGTTTAAAAAAATAGGGGAACGGCTGCGCTTCTCCAATGAAGAAATCGCCTACATCGCAAAAATCATCGATGCTCATTTAAGACCCGGCAATTTGGCCGAGCAGCCGGCGGTCACGGACCGGGCCGTTTACCGTTTTTTCCGCGATTTGGGCGAAGACGGCGTGGGCGTGCTGTTGTGCGCGCTGGCGGACCATCAAAGCTACATCGCCAAAAACCGCCGGTGGGATAAACGCGAGCCTTCGATCCAAACCGTCCGGTACCTGCTGACGCGCTATTTCGAAGAAAAGAAAAAAGTCGTGCCCCCTAAAATCGTCGACGGCAACGATGTGATGCGCGTCCTCAAAATCGGGCCCAGCCGCGACGTCGGCAAAATACTCAAAAAAATCCAGACCCTCCAGGTTGATGGAAAAATAAAATCCCGTGAACAAGCCGTCAAATATCTTGACCGCCTTAAAAAGAAAAACGCCGCTTAA
- a CDS encoding ABC transporter substrate-binding protein, giving the protein MLKIFLLLSCLLQAAVKNPDTFIELKSGGDIDTLDPAWAFDTASDEVIMNVYEPLLGYKGTSIKEFIPVLSEKVPTVANGLISKDGKTYVFPIRQGVVFHGGQKLNCEDARYSVLRFMIMDRSGGGSWLMLEPIAGTNATRNDKGDYTLNAAELISRVACEGQNLKITLPKPYAPFLSVMAQWSYVISKDWAVTKGEWDGRPETVKNFNNPKKESSRLFEEMNGTGPFMLDRWERNIKQLTLTRHEQYWQGPAKLKRVVIKGVPEFATRKLMIASGDADFIDETGRQFEPQLEGLPGVKPLDYPYLRVEALYFTFRINPAGNTAIYSGKLDGNGIPPDFFTDKDIRKGFAYAFNYEAYIKEILRGKASRPSGCIPRELPGHNPKQTLYPYDPAKAKAHLQKAWGGQAWEKGFKFACYHDANNTGRQMACAVLKKEVEALNPKFNVEIRGIQWSTYLAEVRQQKLPMFKLGWVADYPDPHNFAYAFLHSEGNYPKRQGFGYPEWDKLIAQGNDEVDSKKREAIYHKIQAFAFEEVPQIYTDQPLAFRVVRDWVKGYQVNPIFHGVSFYPIYKQD; this is encoded by the coding sequence ATGCTGAAAATTTTTCTCCTGTTGTCCTGCCTGCTGCAAGCTGCGGTCAAGAATCCTGACACGTTCATCGAGCTGAAATCCGGCGGCGATATCGACACGCTGGATCCGGCCTGGGCTTTTGACACAGCCAGCGATGAAGTGATCATGAACGTGTACGAACCGCTTCTGGGCTATAAAGGAACGTCCATTAAAGAATTTATTCCCGTGCTTTCCGAAAAAGTGCCGACCGTAGCCAATGGGCTTATTTCCAAAGACGGAAAAACCTATGTTTTCCCCATCAGGCAAGGCGTCGTTTTCCACGGCGGGCAAAAGCTCAATTGCGAAGATGCTCGCTACAGCGTGCTGCGCTTCATGATCATGGACCGTTCCGGCGGAGGTTCCTGGCTGATGCTTGAACCCATCGCCGGCACAAACGCCACGCGCAACGACAAAGGAGATTACACCCTCAACGCAGCCGAGCTGATTTCACGCGTCGCCTGCGAGGGACAAAACCTCAAAATCACCCTGCCCAAACCCTATGCGCCGTTTCTTTCCGTCATGGCCCAATGGAGTTATGTCATCAGCAAGGATTGGGCCGTCACCAAAGGGGAATGGGACGGGCGGCCGGAAACAGTCAAAAACTTTAATAATCCGAAAAAAGAATCCTCGCGCCTCTTCGAAGAGATGAACGGCACCGGACCCTTCATGCTTGATCGATGGGAGAGAAACATCAAACAATTGACCCTAACGCGACACGAGCAATACTGGCAGGGCCCGGCCAAATTAAAACGCGTGGTGATTAAAGGCGTCCCGGAATTCGCCACCAGAAAACTCATGATCGCCTCAGGCGACGCGGATTTCATCGATGAAACCGGACGGCAATTTGAGCCGCAGTTAGAAGGCTTGCCCGGCGTCAAGCCCCTGGATTATCCTTACCTGCGCGTTGAGGCGCTCTACTTTACCTTTCGAATCAATCCCGCCGGCAACACCGCCATTTATTCGGGCAAACTAGACGGCAACGGCATCCCGCCGGACTTTTTTACGGACAAGGATATCCGCAAAGGCTTTGCCTATGCGTTCAACTACGAAGCCTATATCAAAGAAATTCTTCGCGGCAAAGCGAGCCGCCCGTCGGGATGCATCCCCAGGGAGCTGCCCGGCCACAACCCCAAACAAACCCTTTATCCTTATGATCCGGCTAAAGCTAAAGCCCACCTTCAAAAAGCTTGGGGCGGGCAAGCTTGGGAAAAAGGTTTTAAATTCGCCTGCTACCACGACGCCAACAATACAGGCCGCCAAATGGCCTGCGCCGTCTTAAAAAAAGAGGTCGAGGCTCTTAACCCTAAGTTCAACGTTGAAATCCGGGGCATTCAATGGTCCACGTATCTGGCCGAGGTCCGGCAGCAAAAACTGCCCATGTTTAAGCTCGGCTGGGTGGCGGATTACCCCGATCCTCACAATTTTGCCTATGCTTTTCTGCATTCCGAGGGCAATTACCCAAAACGCCAAGGCTTCGGCTACCCCGAATGGGACAAACTCATCGCCCAGGGAAACGATGAAGTCGATTCAAAAAAACGCGAAGCCATCTACCACAAAATCCAAGCTTTTGCTTTTGAGGAAGTTCCGCAAATCTACACGGATCAACCGCTGGCTTTTCGCGTCGTGCGCGATTGGGTGAAGGGCTATCAAGTCAACCCGATTTTTCACGGCGTTTCCTTTTACCCGATCTACAAACAAGACTGA
- a CDS encoding long-chain-fatty-acid--CoA ligase — MTLTDLLETRAKENHNTVAYVFKDSKITFKQLNADVDSVAAALSRLGVKEGDRFAICIRNAPAFIITWFALAKLGAIAVHINFMVNEEELAYILKDSGSKGIISQKEFLGKVRQAAAQSGTGLLVLTDEEPKNKNEYRYEELKSKYAGQPYPKFAAEENTTVTILYTSGTTGKPKGAMLSHHNLYSNAVTSIQYLGLVSRKERILCILPMFHIFAWASIVLVGMAAPCLILIVESITPPDLWLKLMAKWKVTLFPAVPPLYHALSTKAKGIKRLVLRYWFFRTVKRAISGAAPLPLEVLKTFEKKFGVPILEGYGLTETSPAVSVNTLAYRKAGSVGKVIPGVKVKILDDNATELPQGGEGEICVKGANVFQGYWRLPEATRECFTSDGYFRTGDIGRFDEEGYLTICDRKKDMIIVKGLKVFPVQIEEMIMRHPNVQEAAVLGVPQEDGDEIIQAYVTPKKGTEVKKEEVQDILASLPAYKRPRDIEFRDELPKNALQKILKRELRREAQEKLKARRMAAKV; from the coding sequence GTGACCCTGACCGACCTGCTGGAGACACGCGCTAAGGAAAACCACAACACCGTAGCTTATGTTTTCAAAGACTCCAAAATTACCTTCAAACAATTAAACGCGGACGTCGACTCCGTCGCAGCCGCTTTATCGCGCCTTGGCGTCAAAGAAGGGGATCGCTTCGCCATCTGCATCCGTAATGCTCCGGCCTTCATCATCACTTGGTTCGCTCTGGCTAAGCTCGGGGCCATCGCCGTTCACATCAACTTCATGGTCAACGAAGAGGAACTGGCCTACATCCTTAAGGATTCCGGCTCAAAAGGCATTATCAGCCAGAAAGAATTCCTGGGCAAAGTGCGCCAGGCTGCGGCCCAATCCGGGACAGGGCTCCTCGTCTTGACGGATGAAGAACCCAAAAACAAAAACGAATACCGCTACGAAGAGCTCAAATCAAAATACGCCGGCCAGCCCTACCCGAAATTTGCCGCGGAAGAGAACACCACGGTCACCATCCTTTATACATCGGGAACCACGGGCAAACCCAAGGGAGCCATGCTCTCCCATCATAATCTCTACTCAAATGCCGTGACTTCCATCCAATACCTCGGACTCGTTTCCCGCAAAGAAAGAATTCTTTGCATTTTGCCCATGTTCCATATTTTCGCCTGGGCGTCGATCGTCCTCGTGGGTATGGCCGCTCCCTGCCTGATCCTGATCGTCGAATCCATCACCCCGCCCGATCTCTGGTTGAAGCTCATGGCTAAATGGAAGGTCACGCTATTTCCGGCCGTGCCGCCTCTTTATCATGCGCTATCCACAAAAGCCAAGGGCATTAAACGATTGGTTTTGAGGTACTGGTTCTTCAGGACGGTCAAACGGGCCATTTCCGGCGCCGCGCCGCTGCCCTTGGAAGTCTTGAAAACCTTTGAAAAAAAATTCGGAGTGCCGATCCTCGAAGGCTACGGTTTAACGGAGACAAGCCCCGCGGTTTCCGTCAACACCTTGGCCTATCGCAAAGCGGGCAGCGTAGGCAAAGTGATCCCGGGCGTCAAGGTCAAAATCCTCGATGACAATGCAACGGAGCTCCCTCAGGGAGGAGAAGGGGAAATCTGCGTCAAAGGCGCCAATGTTTTTCAGGGTTATTGGAGGCTCCCCGAGGCCACCAGGGAATGCTTCACCTCGGACGGTTACTTTAGAACGGGCGACATCGGCCGCTTCGATGAGGAAGGCTACCTTACCATTTGCGATCGAAAGAAAGACATGATCATCGTCAAGGGCCTGAAAGTATTCCCCGTGCAAATTGAAGAAATGATCATGCGCCACCCCAATGTCCAGGAAGCCGCTGTTTTGGGCGTCCCGCAGGAAGACGGGGATGAAATCATCCAGGCTTATGTGACGCCTAAGAAAGGAACCGAGGTGAAAAAGGAGGAAGTCCAGGATATCCTGGCTTCTTTGCCGGCGTACAAAAGGCCCAGGGACATCGAATTCCGTGACGAGCTGCCCAAAAATGCGCTCCAGAAAATCCTCAAACGCGAATTGCGCCGTGAGGCCCAAGAAAAATTAAAGGCCCGGCGCATGGCGGCCAAAGTATAA
- a CDS encoding PA0069 family radical SAM protein, whose product MRKIDNPPNPFESTWREFLDEPPPAQTELFEEKAKSILSENKSPDLGFRWSVNPYRGCFHACAYCYARPSHEYLGFGAGTDFESKIVVKTNAPELLREAFEKPSWQGELIVFSGDTDCYQPAEALYQLTQKCLEACRDYQNPVSIITKSFLIVRDAPLLAELHQRSNVHVTASIAFSDDAMSRKVEPQTPAPSRRFQMIETLTKAGVPVGVLIAPVIPGLNENQIPQILKHAREAGARSAGMVILRLPGNVREVFLTRMAREFPDRIKKIESFIRAAKGGALNRSQFFQRHQGQGLYWETIKKLFSIQVKKLGFDEDDEKLMPSTFRRPDELPLV is encoded by the coding sequence ATGCGGAAAATCGACAATCCGCCCAATCCTTTTGAATCTACTTGGCGCGAATTCTTGGATGAGCCGCCTCCGGCTCAAACCGAACTCTTCGAGGAAAAAGCCAAATCCATCCTTTCGGAAAACAAAAGCCCGGACCTGGGTTTTCGCTGGAGCGTCAACCCTTATCGAGGATGCTTCCATGCCTGCGCTTATTGCTACGCCCGACCCTCGCATGAATATTTGGGATTCGGCGCGGGAACGGATTTTGAATCAAAAATCGTGGTTAAAACCAATGCTCCGGAGCTTCTTCGCGAAGCCTTTGAAAAACCGTCATGGCAGGGGGAATTGATCGTTTTCTCCGGAGACACGGATTGTTATCAACCTGCGGAAGCCCTCTACCAATTGACCCAGAAATGCCTTGAAGCCTGCCGCGATTATCAAAATCCGGTTTCCATCATCACCAAATCTTTTTTAATCGTCCGCGATGCGCCGCTTCTCGCCGAGCTGCATCAACGGTCCAATGTCCACGTGACGGCGAGCATCGCTTTTTCCGATGATGCCATGTCGAGAAAAGTCGAGCCCCAAACCCCCGCGCCGAGCCGACGCTTCCAAATGATCGAAACCTTGACAAAGGCCGGGGTTCCGGTCGGGGTTCTCATCGCGCCGGTAATTCCGGGCTTAAATGAAAATCAAATCCCTCAAATTTTAAAACACGCCCGCGAAGCCGGAGCCCGGAGCGCGGGCATGGTGATTTTGCGGCTGCCCGGCAATGTCAGAGAGGTTTTTTTAACGAGAATGGCCAGGGAATTTCCCGATCGCATCAAAAAAATCGAATCCTTCATCAGGGCGGCCAAAGGCGGCGCCTTGAACCGCTCCCAGTTCTTCCAACGCCATCAAGGCCAAGGCTTGTACTGGGAAACGATCAAAAAACTTTTCTCAATCCAGGTAAAAAAATTAGGATTCGACGAGGATGATGAAAAGCTCATGCCGTCGACCTTCCGGCGCCCCGACGAATTGCCCCTCGTCTAG
- a CDS encoding ABC transporter permease — MWRRLKTNPLSLVGLGLIAFFAFVALLAPVLAKPQANARDPYLIPQESFAIDPQPPRRGFPFGTSQESYDLYYGIVWGTRTAFKVGLTIVGISMFIGVLVGSIAGYYGGWIDEIIMRFVDIILAFPSFVLAVVIVAVLEPGLDKVMTALAAVSWPSYARLLRGEILTVKQQNYVEAARALGAGTTRILAKHILPNAIYPLVIVGSMYMGQVVITAAAFSFVGLGAPVGYADWGQLISLSRNWIIGTPGNAFAYWYTFFFPALAIFLFVLGWNLLGDAFRDILDPRMKE; from the coding sequence ATGTGGCGGCGGCTTAAAACCAATCCCCTGTCTCTGGTCGGACTGGGATTAATCGCTTTTTTTGCGTTCGTGGCTCTTTTAGCCCCGGTGTTAGCCAAACCCCAGGCCAATGCCCGCGACCCCTATCTGATTCCTCAGGAATCATTCGCCATCGACCCTCAACCCCCGCGCCGGGGATTTCCCTTCGGCACCAGCCAGGAATCTTATGACCTTTACTACGGCATCGTATGGGGAACGCGCACGGCCTTTAAAGTCGGGCTCACCATCGTGGGCATTTCCATGTTCATCGGCGTTTTGGTCGGCAGCATTGCCGGTTATTACGGCGGCTGGATTGATGAAATTATCATGCGCTTTGTGGATATTATCTTGGCGTTCCCTAGCTTCGTTTTGGCCGTGGTCATTGTGGCGGTCTTAGAACCGGGTTTGGACAAAGTCATGACCGCCCTGGCTGCCGTTTCCTGGCCTTCGTACGCCCGTCTGTTGCGAGGGGAGATTTTAACCGTCAAACAACAAAACTATGTTGAAGCGGCCCGGGCGCTCGGCGCCGGCACCACAAGAATCCTGGCCAAGCATATCCTGCCCAATGCGATTTATCCCTTGGTCATCGTCGGCTCCATGTACATGGGCCAAGTGGTGATTACGGCCGCGGCCTTCAGCTTCGTGGGCTTAGGCGCGCCGGTGGGTTATGCCGATTGGGGGCAATTGATCAGCCTTTCGAGAAACTGGATTATCGGCACGCCCGGCAATGCTTTCGCTTATTGGTACACGTTTTTCTTCCCGGCGCTCGCCATTTTCCTCTTTGTGCTAGGATGGAACTTGCTTGGCGATGCGTTCCGAGACATTCTGGACCCAAGAATGAAAGAGTAG
- a CDS encoding oligopeptide transporter, OPT family, giving the protein MFKDKHSSSGDSPKEFQPYIPADKIVPEMTVRAVVLGSLLGIVFGAANAYLGMKIGMTISASIPAAVMSMAILRGVMRRGTILENNMVQTIASSGESLAAGVIFTIPGFLVLRYLLRWDGVPEASLPHLPSMTLTFLMTLIGGFIGALMMIPLRRYLIVKEHGVLPFPEGTACAQVLEAGEEGGVRAKHVFTGIGIGGVYMLLMKGLKLWKDEAMWIIPRFNKGGIGVEPSAALLGVGFIIGPKIAAYMFAGGVLGWLVLIPLLGMVGSYDPSLIIPPATKPLAELNSWQIASSYVRYMGAGAVALGGIVSLIKAMPVIISSFGHSLRGLRSRMKEGGKGGEPRTDQDLPMTVVFGGSFLLAISIGFILYVIGKGVGLPNVGTMSAAGGFVAILFSFFFITVAARIVGIVGSSSSPVSGMTITSLLAVCLTLVGSGLVTKETSVGAMVIALAAGAIICISVCSSGDISQDLKTGYLVGSTPWRQQIAELIAVIVPSISIVGTIYLLLLRGGGLNTLPVYEGRLNFENDPIVEEVYQGKLGSDAQNLEKVMVKVRAGGENKPVEALAFDKDGQRYLTALDAVTLGGSGSAARPRRRRGRRVPSAQGRVVEGKLLSKGPEGLKFLALDGRLVAARPNEVTGLSRGVRITALADGDKTALDNDGHVLIFESASYGRIPVGLSLVILPDQTALEGKVFGRGKTEKGEWILFRSVEGEVRRLEPGQYERVISYDDKMGELRAPQANIMAILIKGIIDGKLPWALVFIGALIAGVIELLGISSLPFAIGLYLGIATNAAIMVGGVLFWICKKILSAARWEEAEQKGTLLASGIIAGDALMGILLAFLSMSAWTGHMALREPAEHLWEDGLTLAVFMGLTLLLGKLILKKDKGRAAL; this is encoded by the coding sequence GTGTTCAAAGATAAGCATTCATCGTCCGGCGACTCGCCGAAAGAATTTCAACCTTATATTCCCGCCGATAAAATTGTTCCCGAGATGACGGTTCGCGCCGTTGTTTTGGGTTCCCTGTTGGGCATTGTTTTCGGCGCGGCTAACGCTTATCTGGGCATGAAAATCGGCATGACGATTTCAGCATCCATCCCGGCCGCGGTGATGTCCATGGCCATTCTGCGCGGGGTCATGCGCCGGGGCACCATCCTTGAAAACAACATGGTTCAGACCATCGCATCATCGGGCGAGTCTTTGGCCGCGGGCGTTATTTTCACCATTCCCGGTTTTTTGGTGCTGCGGTATTTGTTGCGTTGGGACGGGGTGCCTGAGGCGAGTTTGCCTCATTTGCCGTCCATGACGCTCACGTTTTTAATGACCTTGATCGGCGGTTTTATCGGCGCGTTGATGATGATTCCTTTGCGGCGTTATTTGATCGTCAAAGAGCATGGGGTGCTGCCCTTCCCCGAAGGAACGGCTTGCGCCCAGGTTCTTGAAGCGGGCGAAGAAGGCGGTGTTCGCGCCAAACATGTGTTCACCGGAATCGGAATAGGCGGCGTCTATATGCTGTTGATGAAAGGTTTGAAGCTCTGGAAAGACGAAGCCATGTGGATTATCCCCAGATTCAATAAAGGCGGGATCGGGGTCGAACCATCGGCCGCTTTACTGGGCGTGGGTTTTATTATTGGGCCGAAAATCGCGGCTTATATGTTCGCCGGCGGCGTGTTGGGATGGCTGGTTTTGATTCCTCTCCTGGGCATGGTGGGCAGTTATGATCCTTCGTTGATCATTCCCCCCGCCACCAAGCCGTTGGCGGAGCTTAATTCCTGGCAAATCGCCTCCAGCTATGTGCGCTACATGGGCGCGGGCGCCGTGGCTTTGGGCGGCATCGTGAGCTTGATCAAGGCTATGCCCGTTATTATTTCTTCATTCGGGCACAGCTTGCGCGGCCTGCGTTCCCGCATGAAAGAAGGCGGCAAAGGCGGCGAGCCGCGTACGGATCAGGATTTGCCCATGACCGTTGTTTTCGGCGGCTCATTCCTTTTGGCTATTTCCATCGGTTTCATCCTTTATGTGATCGGCAAGGGCGTGGGGTTGCCGAATGTGGGCACCATGTCCGCGGCCGGCGGTTTCGTTGCCATTCTCTTTTCGTTCTTCTTCATCACGGTGGCCGCGCGCATCGTGGGCATCGTGGGTTCCTCATCATCGCCGGTGTCCGGCATGACCATCACCAGTCTTTTGGCGGTATGTCTGACCTTGGTCGGATCGGGTTTGGTGACCAAAGAAACCAGCGTGGGGGCCATGGTGATTGCCTTGGCTGCCGGCGCCATTATCTGCATCTCGGTTTGTTCTTCCGGGGATATTTCCCAGGATTTGAAAACCGGTTATTTGGTCGGCTCCACGCCCTGGCGCCAGCAGATCGCTGAATTGATCGCGGTGATCGTTCCTTCGATTTCAATCGTGGGCACTATTTATCTGCTGTTGCTTCGCGGCGGAGGCCTCAATACATTGCCTGTCTACGAAGGGCGGCTGAACTTTGAGAACGATCCGATCGTGGAGGAAGTTTATCAAGGCAAGCTCGGCTCCGATGCTCAGAATTTGGAAAAAGTGATGGTCAAGGTCAGGGCCGGAGGCGAAAATAAGCCTGTGGAAGCATTGGCTTTTGATAAGGATGGCCAGCGCTATTTGACCGCCTTGGATGCCGTGACGTTAGGAGGTTCCGGGTCGGCAGCACGCCCGCGCCGCCGCAGGGGGCGCCGGGTCCCTTCTGCTCAAGGCCGGGTCGTGGAAGGCAAGCTATTGTCCAAGGGACCGGAGGGTTTGAAGTTTTTGGCTTTGGATGGGCGCTTGGTGGCGGCCAGGCCGAATGAAGTGACGGGCTTAAGCCGCGGCGTCCGCATCACGGCTTTGGCTGATGGAGACAAGACAGCTTTGGATAACGACGGGCATGTCCTGATTTTTGAGTCTGCCTCCTATGGGCGGATTCCCGTCGGCTTAAGCCTGGTGATTCTGCCTGATCAGACGGCTTTGGAAGGCAAAGTTTTCGGCAGGGGCAAGACTGAAAAAGGCGAATGGATACTCTTTCGCAGCGTCGAAGGCGAAGTGCGCCGCCTGGAGCCCGGTCAATATGAGCGCGTGATCTCCTATGACGACAAAATGGGCGAATTGCGCGCGCCTCAGGCCAATATCATGGCGATTCTGATCAAAGGCATTATTGACGGCAAATTGCCTTGGGCCCTTGTCTTTATCGGCGCGTTGATTGCCGGGGTCATCGAACTGTTGGGCATTTCTTCATTGCCCTTTGCCATCGGGCTTTACTTGGGCATCGCAACCAATGCGGCTATTATGGTCGGCGGGGTTCTTTTTTGGATTTGTAAAAAGATTCTATCCGCGGCCCGTTGGGAAGAGGCGGAGCAAAAGGGAACGCTGCTGGCTTCCGGTATTATTGCCGGCGATGCGCTGATGGGCATTTTGCTGGCCTTTCTCTCCATGTCCGCTTGGACCGGTCATATGGCTTTGCGCGAACCGGCCGAGCATCTTTGGGAAGACGGTTTGACCTTGGCCGTATTTATGGGTTTGACGTTGCTCCTGGGCAAATTGATCCTAAAAAAAGATAAAGGCCGGGCCGCTCTTTGA
- a CDS encoding ABC transporter permease: MGGFLLRRLAFIPLVLAGLSILIFALLQQLSPEMRAALYIKDPRQLSAIEEVIQTYHLRDPIYVQYAGWLKEVLKGNLGWSETAKMTVWEAIKVYFPATLELTVISFAMTLVIGLWLGTISAVHKDKMIDHVSRFISITGTSFPTFVIGLVLLMIFYGKFGWLPPGRSCPEIQLLMGFGEYKLYTGSMIIDGILNGKLAVAWDGLKHIILPALTLTYVEIALLMRVTRSSMLEELGKDYVRTARAKGLDERTVITKHARKNAMIPVITLSSILFVALLGGVAITETVFDFPGIGRWGLNAAQQLDIPGVLGFASLSAVLFVIGNTLADVLYAIVDPRIRLQ; the protein is encoded by the coding sequence ATGGGCGGATTTCTTTTAAGGCGCCTCGCTTTCATACCTTTGGTCCTGGCGGGCCTATCTATTCTTATTTTCGCCCTGCTCCAGCAGCTTTCGCCTGAGATGCGGGCCGCCCTCTATATCAAAGACCCTCGGCAGCTTTCCGCGATTGAAGAAGTGATTCAGACCTATCATTTAAGGGACCCCATTTACGTTCAATACGCAGGCTGGTTGAAAGAAGTTCTCAAAGGCAATTTAGGCTGGTCGGAGACCGCCAAAATGACGGTTTGGGAAGCCATCAAGGTTTATTTTCCGGCCACGCTCGAGCTGACCGTTATTTCCTTTGCCATGACTCTAGTCATCGGGCTTTGGCTGGGCACGATTTCAGCGGTGCACAAAGACAAAATGATCGATCATGTCAGCCGCTTTATTTCGATCACAGGCACCTCGTTCCCGACCTTCGTCATCGGCCTTGTCTTGCTCATGATTTTTTACGGCAAATTCGGCTGGCTGCCTCCCGGACGATCCTGCCCGGAAATCCAGCTCTTGATGGGCTTCGGGGAATACAAATTGTATACAGGCAGCATGATCATCGATGGAATTTTAAACGGCAAATTAGCCGTCGCTTGGGACGGGCTCAAACATATTATCCTGCCGGCCTTGACCCTGACCTATGTGGAGATCGCGCTGTTGATGCGCGTCACACGCTCTTCGATGCTGGAGGAGCTGGGCAAAGATTACGTGCGCACGGCGCGGGCCAAGGGCCTCGATGAAAGAACCGTGATCACCAAACACGCCAGGAAAAACGCCATGATCCCGGTGATCACGCTCTCATCCATTCTCTTCGTGGCGCTGTTGGGCGGGGTGGCGATCACGGAAACCGTATTCGACTTTCCCGGCATCGGGCGATGGGGTTTAAACGCGGCGCAGCAATTGGATATCCCCGGAGTTCTGGGTTTTGCGAGCCTATCCGCGGTTCTTTTCGTCATCGGAAACACCTTGGCCGACGTTCTCTACGCTATTGTGGATCCGAGGATTAGGCTTCAATGA